A part of Streptomyces sp. NBC_01235 genomic DNA contains:
- the qcrB gene encoding cytochrome bc1 complex cytochrome b subunit, producing MSTTETPETRERGKAPAGERIADWADGRLGIYSLAKANMRKIFPDHWSFMLGEVCMYSFIIIILTGVYLTLFFHPSMNEVEYHGSYVPLQGQLMSEAFSSTLHISFDVRGGLLIRQIHHWAALIFLAGMFVHMMRVFFTGAFRKPREVNWLFGFLLFVLGMFTGFTGYSLPDDLLSGTGVRFTQGAILSMPIVGTYISMFLFGGEFPGHDFVARFYSIHILLLPGIMLGLMVAHLILVFYHKHTQFAGPGKSNKNVVGMPLLPVYMAKAGGFFFLVFGVIAAIAAIAQINPIWAMGPYRPDQVSTGAQPDWYMGFAEGLIRFMPGWEINLWGHTLVLGVFIPLVLFGVVLGALAAYPFIESWITGDKREHHILDRPRNAPTRTALGVAWVTMYMITLVGGGNDLWATHFNLSINSITWFVRIFFFVGPVIAYILTKRICLGLQRRDRDKVLHGRETGTIKRLPHGEFIEIHEPLSQEQLHTLTAHEQYAPAAIGATVDENGVERKVTGKEKLRAKISEAYFGEDQQIPKPTVEEYKEITSGHGHH from the coding sequence ATGAGCACCACAGAGACCCCCGAGACCCGCGAACGCGGGAAGGCACCGGCCGGCGAGCGCATCGCCGACTGGGCCGACGGCCGGCTGGGGATCTACTCCCTGGCCAAGGCCAACATGCGCAAGATCTTCCCCGACCACTGGTCGTTCATGTTGGGCGAAGTGTGCATGTACAGCTTCATCATCATCATCCTGACGGGTGTGTACCTGACGCTGTTCTTCCACCCGTCGATGAACGAGGTGGAGTACCACGGCAGCTACGTCCCGCTTCAGGGGCAGCTGATGTCCGAGGCGTTCAGCTCGACCCTGCACATCTCCTTCGACGTGCGCGGCGGTCTGCTCATCCGGCAGATCCACCACTGGGCGGCGCTGATCTTCCTCGCCGGCATGTTCGTGCACATGATGCGCGTGTTCTTCACGGGTGCGTTCCGCAAGCCGCGTGAGGTCAACTGGCTGTTCGGCTTCCTGCTGTTCGTCCTGGGCATGTTCACCGGCTTCACCGGTTACTCGCTCCCGGACGACCTGCTCTCCGGCACCGGTGTCCGCTTCACGCAGGGCGCGATCCTGTCGATGCCGATCGTCGGCACGTACATCTCGATGTTCCTGTTCGGCGGGGAGTTCCCGGGCCACGACTTCGTGGCGCGGTTCTACTCGATCCACATCCTGCTGCTGCCGGGCATCATGCTCGGCCTGATGGTGGCGCACCTGATCCTGGTCTTCTACCACAAGCACACGCAGTTCGCGGGCCCCGGCAAGAGCAACAAGAACGTCGTCGGCATGCCGCTGCTGCCGGTGTACATGGCGAAGGCCGGAGGCTTCTTCTTCCTGGTCTTCGGTGTCATCGCGGCCATCGCGGCCATCGCGCAGATCAACCCGATCTGGGCCATGGGCCCCTACCGCCCGGACCAGGTGTCGACCGGCGCCCAGCCCGACTGGTACATGGGCTTCGCCGAGGGTCTCATCCGCTTCATGCCGGGCTGGGAGATCAACCTCTGGGGTCACACGCTCGTCCTGGGCGTGTTCATCCCGCTGGTCCTCTTCGGTGTGGTCCTCGGCGCGCTGGCGGCCTACCCGTTCATCGAGTCCTGGATCACCGGCGACAAGCGCGAGCACCACATCCTGGACCGCCCGCGCAACGCGCCGACCCGTACGGCGCTGGGCGTCGCCTGGGTCACGATGTACATGATCACGCTGGTCGGCGGTGGCAACGACCTGTGGGCCACCCACTTCAACCTGTCGATCAACTCGATCACCTGGTTCGTGCGGATCTTCTTCTTCGTCGGACCGGTCATCGCGTACATCCTCACCAAGCGGATCTGCCTCGGCCTGCAGCGCCGCGACCGGGACAAGGTGCTGCACGGTCGCGAGACCGGCACCATCAAGCGCCTGCCGCACGGTGAGTTCATCGAGATCCACGAGCCGCTCAGCCAGGAGCAGCTGCACACCCTCACCGCGCACGAGCAGTACGCGCCGGCCGCGATCGGCGCCACCGTCGACGAGAACGGCGTCGAGCGCAAGGTGACGGGCAAGGAGAAGCTCCGCGCCAAGATCAGCGAGGCGTACTTCGGCGAGGACCAGCAGATCCCGAAGCCGACTGTCGAGGAGTACAAGGAGATCACGAGCGGCCACGGCCACCACTGA
- the trpD gene encoding anthranilate phosphoribosyltransferase: MSAVTPAGGDTAAGRSWPEVLNGLLYGQDQGADATFWALDRIMRGEATDAQIAGFVVALRAKGETVEEINGLVRAMYEHANLIEVPGRTVDIVGTGGDGAKTVNISTMSAIVVAGAGATVVKHGNRAASSASGASDVLEKLGVNLELTPGRVAEVAQEAGITFCFAIKFHPALRHVGAARGQLGIRTVFNVLGPLTNPARVRSQAVGVADPRMAPVVAGVFAERGNSSLVFRGDDGLDELTTTATSHVWVVRDGKVTEETFDPRDVGLDLVPVEALRGGDPSYNAEVARRLLEGETGPVRDAVLLNSAAALVALDPGTGTLAEQLRAGMDRAAESIDSGAAKRSLERWVAASNA; this comes from the coding sequence ATGAGCGCTGTGACCCCCGCTGGAGGCGACACCGCGGCGGGCCGTTCCTGGCCCGAGGTGCTGAACGGCCTGCTGTACGGCCAGGACCAGGGCGCCGACGCCACGTTCTGGGCGCTGGACAGGATCATGCGCGGCGAGGCGACCGACGCGCAGATCGCCGGGTTCGTGGTGGCGCTGCGGGCCAAGGGCGAGACCGTCGAGGAGATCAACGGGCTCGTCCGGGCGATGTACGAGCACGCCAACCTGATCGAGGTGCCGGGGCGGACCGTCGACATCGTCGGCACGGGCGGTGACGGCGCGAAGACGGTCAACATCTCCACGATGTCGGCGATCGTCGTCGCCGGCGCGGGCGCCACGGTCGTCAAGCACGGCAACCGGGCCGCGTCCTCCGCGTCCGGAGCCTCGGACGTCCTGGAGAAGCTCGGTGTCAATCTGGAGCTGACCCCGGGGCGGGTGGCCGAGGTGGCCCAGGAGGCCGGGATCACCTTCTGCTTCGCGATCAAGTTCCACCCGGCGCTGCGCCATGTGGGCGCCGCGCGCGGCCAGTTGGGCATTCGCACGGTGTTCAACGTGCTCGGCCCGCTGACCAACCCCGCGAGGGTGCGCAGCCAGGCGGTCGGGGTCGCGGACCCGCGCATGGCGCCGGTCGTCGCGGGCGTCTTCGCCGAGCGCGGCAACTCCTCCCTGGTCTTCCGGGGCGACGACGGCCTGGACGAGCTGACCACGACGGCCACCTCCCACGTGTGGGTCGTGCGCGACGGCAAGGTCACCGAGGAGACCTTCGACCCGCGTGACGTCGGGCTCGACCTGGTTCCGGTGGAGGCTCTGCGGGGCGGGGACCCGTCGTACAACGCGGAGGTGGCCCGCCGTCTCCTGGAGGGCGAGACGGGCCCGGTGCGGGACGCCGTCCTGCTGAACTCGGCGGCGGCGCTCGTGGCGCTCGACCCGGGTACCGGGACGCTGGCCGAGCAGCTCCGGGCCGGCATGGACCGGGCGGCCGAGTCGATCGACTCCGGAGCGGCCAAGCGGTCCCTGGAGCGCTGGGTGGCCGCCAGCAACGCGTGA
- the qcrA gene encoding cytochrome bc1 complex Rieske iron-sulfur subunit yields MSSQDIPEENLPAEQSAGHIEHGHGTAVGVADEKNPFADPGLPPHEHRIQDIDERAAKRSERAVAFLFTLSMLATVGFIASYVAIPADKSIFVFPIGHLSALNFALGLTLGTALFTIGAGAVHWARTLMSDVEVADERHAIAADPEVRAKVHADFRQGAKESAFGRRKLIRNTLFGAVALVPLSGVVLLRDLGPLPEDKLRHTLWAKGKLLVNMNTNEPLRPSDVAVGSLTFAKPDGLEEHDEDFQNEIAKAALMIVRLQPDNIKDKRELEWSHEGIVAYSKICTHVGCPISLYEQQTHHVLCPCHQSTFDLSDGARVIFGPAGHALPQLRIGVNDEGYLEALGDFEEPVGPAFWERG; encoded by the coding sequence ATGAGTAGCCAAGACATTCCAGAAGAGAACCTGCCTGCTGAGCAGTCCGCAGGACACATCGAGCATGGGCACGGTACGGCCGTAGGCGTCGCGGACGAGAAGAACCCGTTCGCCGACCCCGGGCTGCCGCCGCACGAGCACCGGATCCAGGACATCGACGAGCGGGCCGCCAAGCGGTCCGAGCGTGCGGTCGCCTTCCTGTTCACGCTGTCGATGCTCGCCACGGTCGGCTTCATCGCCTCGTACGTGGCGATCCCCGCCGACAAGTCGATCTTCGTGTTCCCGATCGGCCACCTCAGCGCGCTGAACTTCGCGCTGGGTCTGACGCTGGGCACGGCGCTGTTCACCATCGGCGCCGGCGCGGTCCACTGGGCCCGCACCCTGATGTCGGACGTGGAGGTCGCCGACGAGCGGCACGCGATCGCGGCCGACCCCGAGGTCCGTGCCAAGGTCCACGCGGACTTCAGGCAGGGCGCCAAGGAGTCCGCGTTCGGCCGTCGCAAGCTGATCCGCAACACGCTGTTCGGCGCGGTGGCCCTGGTGCCGCTCTCCGGTGTCGTGCTGCTGCGCGACCTCGGCCCGCTGCCCGAGGACAAGCTGCGGCACACGCTGTGGGCCAAGGGCAAGCTGCTCGTCAACATGAACACGAACGAGCCGCTGCGTCCCTCGGACGTCGCCGTCGGTTCGCTCACCTTCGCCAAGCCCGACGGCCTGGAGGAGCACGACGAGGACTTCCAGAACGAGATCGCCAAGGCGGCCCTGATGATCGTCCGGCTCCAGCCGGACAACATCAAGGACAAGCGCGAGCTCGAGTGGTCGCACGAGGGCATCGTGGCGTACTCGAAGATCTGCACCCACGTCGGTTGCCCGATCTCCCTGTACGAGCAGCAGACGCACCACGTGCTGTGCCCCTGCCACCAGTCCACCTTCGACCTCTCCGACGGTGCCCGAGTGATCTTCGGCCCGGCCGGTCACGCCCTGCCGCAGCTGCGCATCGGCGTGAACGACGAGGGCTACCTCGAGGCGCTCGGCGACTTCGAAGAGCCCGTCGGTCCTGCTTTCTGGGAGCGCGGATGA